The Nitrospira sp. genome contains a region encoding:
- a CDS encoding SDR family oxidoreductase yields MTQRLSGKVAVVTGAASGIGLATVVRFVEEGARVLAADKDGSAQVMLEGRFGAAVRFVRCDVTQLEELRSAIETAVAHFGGLDILFNNAGAGGAPAGVEGFDAAGWDATHALLLRAVAAGTAYAVPHMKRRGGGAIINTSSVSALQAGYMPLAYSVAKAGVLHYTRVAAAELAPQRIRINAVVPGFIATRIFGGMFGLGSEEAQGMAERIAERSGRANPVGRSGRPEDIAQAVAFLASDEADFITGTALTVDGGLTIGPRHSWDMDPTLATPMTDALGVSRGELLAMRANAIAQSQKR; encoded by the coding sequence ATGACACAACGTCTCTCTGGCAAGGTGGCCGTCGTCACAGGCGCCGCCTCGGGAATCGGCTTAGCAACCGTCGTCCGCTTTGTCGAAGAGGGCGCACGGGTCCTTGCCGCAGACAAGGATGGTTCGGCGCAAGTGATGCTTGAAGGACGCTTTGGGGCGGCAGTTCGCTTCGTGCGATGCGATGTGACGCAGCTGGAGGAGCTGCGTTCCGCCATAGAGACTGCTGTGGCGCACTTCGGGGGGCTGGATATTCTCTTTAACAACGCTGGTGCTGGGGGTGCTCCCGCCGGCGTTGAAGGTTTTGATGCCGCCGGCTGGGATGCTACCCATGCCCTACTTCTGCGCGCTGTGGCTGCCGGAACTGCCTACGCGGTGCCGCACATGAAGCGTCGCGGCGGTGGAGCCATCATCAACACGTCGTCAGTGTCGGCGCTGCAAGCAGGCTACATGCCGCTCGCCTACTCAGTGGCCAAGGCCGGCGTGCTCCACTACACGCGCGTGGCCGCGGCAGAACTAGCGCCGCAGCGCATTCGCATCAATGCGGTGGTGCCGGGCTTCATCGCCACGCGTATCTTCGGCGGAATGTTCGGCCTCGGCAGCGAGGAGGCGCAGGGCATGGCCGAGCGGATCGCCGAGCGCAGCGGCCGGGCCAACCCAGTCGGCCGCTCCGGTCGACCGGAGGACATTGCGCAGGCTGTAGCCTTCCTTGCCAGTGATGAGGCAGATTTCATCACTGGCACGGCCCTTACCGTTGACGGTGGGTTGACGATCGGACCCCGACATAGTTGGGATATGGACCCCACGCTTGCCACGCCGATGACTGATGCGCTCGGAGTCAGCCGTGGGGAGCTGTTGGCCATGCGCGCAAACGCAATCGCGCAATCACAGAAGCGTTGA